In Acidimicrobiia bacterium, the DNA window CAAGTACCTCTACACCTCGAAGGTGAAGCTGTTGGAGTTAAAGATGGCGGTATGCTTGACCAGTCAGAATTTACGATAACTGTTTCTGCGAAGCCTAACGATATTCCTAATTCGATTGAACACGATGTTTCTGAAATGGAAATTGGTGGAGTGCTATTATTAAGCGAACTTAAGTTACCTGCAGGCGTTGTAGCTATTGGCGAAGACGATCTTGCATTATGTTCTGTATTAGCTCCACGTACAATAACTGCCGAAGAAGAAGCAGCAGATGCAGAAGCAGCAGCGGCATCAGCCGAGCAATCAGCGGCATCAGCCGAAGCAGCTGGTGAAGCTCCTGGCGATACAGCTCCTGCTAAAGAAGCAAAATAATATTTTAATTACTGCTTTTCATATTTAATAGTAATTTCATCTAATCTAATTGTCGTGGATTTTATTATTGTAGGGCTAGGAAACCCTGGTAAAGAATATGAACTAACGAGACACAATGTCGGCTATTTAGTGATAGATATTTTGTGCAATCGTTATGGAGGATCATTAAAGAAAGAAACACCAAATTCGATGGCCGATACTATACGGATTGGTGATAAAAAAGTACTGATTGCAAAACCTACAACTTATATGAATGATTCGGGCAAAGGTGTTGGAGAAATCATTCGAAGATATAAATCGGAACCTAAGCAACTTATAGTTATACAAGATGAACTCGATTTAGAGTTAGGTGATGTAAAAATAAAAGTTGGCGGAGGTTTAGCAGGACACAATGGATTGAAATCAATTAAGGACCACATACAATCTTCAGATTTCATAAGAATCAGAATTGGTATTGGTAAACCAACTCATTCGTCACGAGGGGCTAGTCATGTTCTTAAAGCATTTTCTAAAAAAGAAACAGAAGAATTTAAAATATCTTGTGAACATGCAGCGGATGCTATTGAATTAATAATTAATACTGATATAGCAAATGCTATGAACCAAATACATTAATAGTTTTATGAATAACGATCAGTCAGCCATATTTTCAAATATATCAAATGCCTTTGCTAAGTCGTCAATAGGAGACATATTCAGGACAACTATTGGTGATTCATTGGTAGTGCCGTCGCGCTCACGCGCACTAGCTAGTGCAATTATGTCTAAACAACATAATGAAGAATCTATAGTTGTCGTCACATCAACTATTGCGCAAGCTGAATCTTTAAGTGCAGATATAAAAGCATTTATTGATCCAAGTGATGTTGAACTATTGCCATGTTGGGAAACGCTTCCATTCGAACGTATTTCGCCTTCCATTGAAACAATGGGTATTCGATCACATGTAATCTCAAGAATGGGATCACTTAAAAGACCAAAAGTCATTGTTGGATCAGCACGTGCAATATGTCAAAAGCTTTCAAGAATTTTTGATGCTATAGAAGTAGAAATAAAAATAACAATTGGAAAAGATTTTTCTCAAGATTTCCTCATTAGTAAGCTCGTTGAAATTGGTTACTCGCGTGAACAACAAGTTGAAGCTAGAGGCGAGTTCGCTATACGTGGATCGATATTAGATATTTACTGTTCAACATCAATACACCCTATTCGTATTGAATTTTGGGGAGATACCGTTGAGCGGATAAACACATTTTCTTTAAGTGATCAGAGAAGTGTTGAAAAACTCGAAATGATCGTAATAGCACCAGCAAGAGAATTAATTGTAAATGATTCATTAAAAGAAAAAGCAAAAAAAGCTGCGATAGAACATCCATGGGCTCAAGAATCATTCCTAAAAATTGAACAAGGTTTGATTTTTGAAGGTATGGAATCATTCCTACCATTTTTAACTGAGGATAAACTCGGATTTCTATCATTATTAAAACCAAGTGATCCAATAGTGTTTTGTGATAGCGGTCAAATTGAATCTCGCTTGGAAGACTTAAAGAATGAAGAAGAAGCATTAAGTAAAACATTAAGTGTTACCTGGGATGCAAAATTAGAAAATACTCCTTCAATGTTTGTTGACTTTGAAACCTTAAGCAATGTTTCAAACTTAAAAACTTTCTGGGATAGTGTACCTAAATCACCAAATGTTGCATCAATCGCTGGTTTTGGCTTTAATACAACTAGAAGCGATATTGGTGAATTAGTTACAAAGTTAAATGACTTAAAAAATGTTGGTAATTCAGTTTTCCTAGTTTCAGACTCAGTTGCTGGTGTTAATCGATTATCTAATAAATTATCCGATGAGGGTCTTAGTATAATCTCGTTAGACAAGATAGATCAAACATTAGCCTTTCAACCTGGTATCTATTCATGTGTTGGCGATATTGAAGAAGGAACAATATGTTCTACTTTCAAAATCGCGATTATTACTGATCACGAACTAGCAGGTAAACGCTATGTTCGTCGTCGGACTACGACAAATAAACGAGCTGTTCAAACTTATGATGATCTGTCTGTGGGCGATTATGTAGTACATCATCATCATGGTGTTGGTCGTTTTGAGGGTTTAGAAACAAAAACAATGGTGGGAGTAACACGCGAATATTTAATACTTTCATTTAAAGGAAGCGATAAACTTTTTGTACCTAGTGACCAAGTAGGTTTAGTTCGAAAATATATCGGTGGAGAAAAACCAACATTACATAAACTCGGTGGTTCAGATTTCGAAAAGACGCGAAGCTCGGTAAAAAACCAAGTAAATCTAATAGCTCAAGAATTAGTTGTGTTGTACAGAAAACGAATAAATTCTTCAGGTATCCAATACAGTCCGGATACACCATGGCAAAAAGAAATGGAAGATTTGTTTCCATTTGAGTTAACAATAGATCAAGCACGTGCTATCGAAGAAGTTAAAGTTGATATGGAAACTGCTCATCCAATGGACAGATTGATATGTGGCGATGTTGGTTTCGGAAAAACAGAAGTAGCTATGCGTGCAGCTTTTAAAGCAACACAAGATTCTCGTCAAGTAGCAGTATTAGTTCCAACCACATTATTAGCAACGCAACATGGAATATCATTCGAAGAAAGATTCTCACCATTTGGATTAAGAGTAGAGACATTATCACGATTCAAAACTTCAAAAGAGCAAGATAAAATTGTTCAAGATGTAAAAGATGGTCTAGTAGATGTTGTGATTGGAACACATAGATTATTAAGTAAAGATATTAAATTTAAAGATGTAGGATTATTGATTGTAGATGAAGAGCAGAAGTTTGGAGTAAGTCACAAAGAAGCAATTAAGCATTTTGCTCATAATGTTGATGTGCTCACTTTAACCGCAACTCCTATTCCGCGTACCTTGGAAATGTCACTTACAGGTATCCGGGATTTGTCAATGATTACAACTCCACCAGAAAATCGACAACCAATTTTGACATATGTACATGAGTATGATGAACGTGCTGTTGCAGAGGCAATTAGAAGAGAGCTTTTACGAGAAGGTCAGGTTTTCTTTGTGCATAATAGGGTAAAAGACCTCGAGCATTTCGCAGATAAAATTCGTGATTTAATACCCGAAGCTAGGGTTGTTACTGCACACGGACAGATGAGAGATAATCAATTAGAAAATGTAGTTAATGATTTTTATGACCGCAAATACGATGTTCTAATTTCTACAACGATTGTAGAATCAGGGCTGGATCTTCCAGCAGTAAACACACTAATAGTCGATAGAGCAGACACTTTAGGACTAGCACAACTATATCAACTACGTGGACGTGTTGGTCGTAGAGGACAACGAGCTTATGCCTATTTATTTTCACCAAAGAATCAGGCGTTAAGCCACTTAGCCTATGAACGATTAAAAACTATTGGTGAATTTACAGAATTAGGATCTGGTTTCAAAATAGCTATGCGCGATTTAGAAATACGTGGCGCTGGATCATTGCTAGGAGATGTACAATCTGGCCATATTGCAGCGGTTGGTTTTGACTTGTATTGCGAAATGGTCACAGAAGCAATCGATGAATTAAATGGTATAGAAAAAGAAGAACTTGTAGACGTAACAATTGACATTCCCGGTGATGCATTAATACCACAAGATTATGTTGCAACCCAAGATCAAAGATTTGATCTCTATCGCAGGCTTTCAATTGCAAAAACAGAAAACGAAATTGACGAAATATCTATAGAAATAAAAGATCGCTTTGGCATAATGCCAACAGTTTGTGAAAATTTGATTGAGATTACAAAATTAAGAGTTGCTTGTCAATTGGTCGGAATTTCATCAGTGCTGCGAAGTCGCCAATTTTATAGATTTATAGGTGCACAATTGAGCCAGAGTCAACAAATACGTTTACAAAGAGTATTCAAAGATGCGATTTATAAAGAAGCCCATATTTTAGGGCAAAGCGAGATCGTTATAGAGCTAAAAACGATAAGGTC includes these proteins:
- a CDS encoding 50S ribosomal protein L25, with translation QVPLHLEGEAVGVKDGGMLDQSEFTITVSAKPNDIPNSIEHDVSEMEIGGVLLLSELKLPAGVVAIGEDDLALCSVLAPRTITAEEEAADAEAAAASAEQSAASAEAAGEAPGDTAPAKEAK
- a CDS encoding aminoacyl-tRNA hydrolase; amino-acid sequence: MVISSNLIVVDFIIVGLGNPGKEYELTRHNVGYLVIDILCNRYGGSLKKETPNSMADTIRIGDKKVLIAKPTTYMNDSGKGVGEIIRRYKSEPKQLIVIQDELDLELGDVKIKVGGGLAGHNGLKSIKDHIQSSDFIRIRIGIGKPTHSSRGASHVLKAFSKKETEEFKISCEHAADAIELIINTDIANAMNQIH
- the mfd gene encoding transcription-repair coupling factor, which gives rise to MNNDQSAIFSNISNAFAKSSIGDIFRTTIGDSLVVPSRSRALASAIMSKQHNEESIVVVTSTIAQAESLSADIKAFIDPSDVELLPCWETLPFERISPSIETMGIRSHVISRMGSLKRPKVIVGSARAICQKLSRIFDAIEVEIKITIGKDFSQDFLISKLVEIGYSREQQVEARGEFAIRGSILDIYCSTSIHPIRIEFWGDTVERINTFSLSDQRSVEKLEMIVIAPARELIVNDSLKEKAKKAAIEHPWAQESFLKIEQGLIFEGMESFLPFLTEDKLGFLSLLKPSDPIVFCDSGQIESRLEDLKNEEEALSKTLSVTWDAKLENTPSMFVDFETLSNVSNLKTFWDSVPKSPNVASIAGFGFNTTRSDIGELVTKLNDLKNVGNSVFLVSDSVAGVNRLSNKLSDEGLSIISLDKIDQTLAFQPGIYSCVGDIEEGTICSTFKIAIITDHELAGKRYVRRRTTTNKRAVQTYDDLSVGDYVVHHHHGVGRFEGLETKTMVGVTREYLILSFKGSDKLFVPSDQVGLVRKYIGGEKPTLHKLGGSDFEKTRSSVKNQVNLIAQELVVLYRKRINSSGIQYSPDTPWQKEMEDLFPFELTIDQARAIEEVKVDMETAHPMDRLICGDVGFGKTEVAMRAAFKATQDSRQVAVLVPTTLLATQHGISFEERFSPFGLRVETLSRFKTSKEQDKIVQDVKDGLVDVVIGTHRLLSKDIKFKDVGLLIVDEEQKFGVSHKEAIKHFAHNVDVLTLTATPIPRTLEMSLTGIRDLSMITTPPENRQPILTYVHEYDERAVAEAIRRELLREGQVFFVHNRVKDLEHFADKIRDLIPEARVVTAHGQMRDNQLENVVNDFYDRKYDVLISTTIVESGLDLPAVNTLIVDRADTLGLAQLYQLRGRVGRRGQRAYAYLFSPKNQALSHLAYERLKTIGEFTELGSGFKIAMRDLEIRGAGSLLGDVQSGHIAAVGFDLYCEMVTEAIDELNGIEKEELVDVTIDIPGDALIPQDYVATQDQRFDLYRRLSIAKTENEIDEISIEIKDRFGIMPTVCENLIEITKLRVACQLVGISSVLRSRQFYRFIGAQLSQSQQIRLQRVFKDAIYKEAHILGQSEIVIELKTIRSTLNITNNDIPVTLIAFISAMYDTKQLI